From Trichoplusia ni isolate ovarian cell line Hi5 chromosome 8, tn1, whole genome shotgun sequence, one genomic window encodes:
- the LOC113496414 gene encoding solute carrier family 12 member 8 — MDQSNRQRRNDLDIDSFRSEEPGFDRARMRRQSGGFVDLGNESQYGTGGHQASGANEIFADIQGDVPWWKSNFFISQPVLFGTWDGVFTSCLINIFGVIVFLRSGWIVGQAGLVNAIFIVLFTVFVALISVLSAVGICERCRIESGGVYFLLAHTLGSRMGGALGMIYCFGQAVGCALNVFGFGESMAGFVIDDPLSDTHKWVSRGFAIAALLLLGTINVAGVKWVVKLQFALLMIIMLAALDFFVGSFTTVPTDPHLQLEFKGWLSGVAANNTWPAYQDGYTWFKCFGVFFPTITGILAGINMSGDLKNPSVNIPNGSLAAIGTGTFLYLMFIVTLAATVTREGLLKNLSITADISAVTVLLLAGLYVSSMSSCLGAMYGTPRVLQSIANEKVIPGLEFLGHGRGPNKVPVYSMVVVAVVTVTFIIIGDINQLAPIVTMPFLLTYACIDYSYFALAQTFDLQHRREMRYQGHSSQRDTQVYGATGSDLDLLFPERIRHKNVGDFTPSPTDSAIMNGRMSNGDGVRRPSISVHSKNKNWYSHLCNRWLSFVGVAIKLLLMFLVHWGYALGCLIILWLFWLYIGAANPALKPGRASEFRFFHWMKISFLQLIGKRPLEYEQLVVTPVHADITLEQERLNDDNEDFASRRRYHQSTALQSHLVSVDS, encoded by the exons atgGATCAAAGTAATCGCCAAAGGAGAAATGATTTAGATATAGATAGTTTTCGAAGTGAAGAGCCAGGGTTTGATAGAGCTCGTATGAGAAGACAATCCGGAGGCTTCGTGGATTTGGGCAATGAATCACAATATGGTACAGGTGGACACCAAGCTTCAGGAGCTAATGAAATTTTTGCAGACATACAG GGTGATGTACCATGGTGGAAGTCAAACTTCTTCATATCCCAGCCAGTACTGTTTGGCACTTGGGATGGGGTGTTCACATCATGTCTCATAAACATATTTGGTGTCATTGTCTTCTTACGATCAGGATGGATAGTGGGACAAGCTGGCTTAGTAAATGCAATATTTATAGTGCTTTTTACAG TTTTTGTAGCATTGATCTCAGTATTGTCAGCTGTGGGAATTTGTGAACGATGCAGAATAGAAAGTGGTGGAGTATACTTCTTGCTAGCCCACACCTTAGGGTCTAGGATGGGTGGAGCTCTTGGCATGATTTATTGTTTTGGTCAg GCTGTTGGTTGTGCCTTAAATGTGTTTGGTTTTGGTGAATCAATGGCTGGTTTTGTCATTGATGACCCGCTGAGTGACACACACAAGTGGGTGTCAAGAGGCTTTGCTATTGCTGCTCTACTACTATTGGGTACCATAAATGTGGCTGGTGTAAAATGGGTAGTGAAGTTACAATTTGCTCTGCTCATGATCATAATGTTAGCAGCGTTAGACTTCTTTGTGGGATCATTCACCACTGTTCCTACAGATCCTCATT TACAGCTTGAATTCAAAGGATGGCTTAGTGGTGTTGCAGCTAATAATACATGGCCAGCCTACCAAGATGGCTACACATGGTTCAAATGCTTTGGAGTGTTTTTCCCCACCATCACTGGCATATTAGCTGGAATAAATATGAGTGGAGATTTAAAGAATCCCTCTGTAAACATACCAAATGGCTCCTTGGCTGCAATTGGAACAGG GACGTTTTTATACCTGATGTTCATAGTAACATTAGCAGCTACAGTTACCCGGGAAGGTTTGCTTAAAAACCTATCGATAACAGCCGATATTTCAGCTGTGACTGTTTTATTGCTTGCTGGATTGTATGTCAGCTCCATGAGCTCGTGTTTGGGCGCTATGTACGGAACACCAAGAGTGTTACAAAGCATTGCCAATGAAAAAGTTATACCAGGATTAGAATTTCTTGGACATGgg AGAGGTCCAAACAAAGTACCAGTATATTCGATGGTGGTAGTTGCCGTGGTAACAGTCACATTCATCATAATCGGTGACATCAACCAACTTGCACCCATTGTCACTATGCCGTTCCTCCTCACATATGCTTGCATTGATTATTCGTACTTTGCTCTCGCTCAAACTTTTGATTTGCAACATAGACGCGAAATGAG GTATCAAGGTCATTCATCACAACGTGACACTCAAGTGTACGGCGCCACTGGAAGCGATCTGGATTTATTGTTCCCGGAAAGAATAAGGCATAAAAACGTTGGG GACTTCACACCTTCACCAACGGATTCTGCAATTATGAACGGACGGATGTCTAACGGAGACGGCGTTCGACGACCAAGTATTAGCGTTcattccaaaaacaaaaactggTACTCTCACCTATGTAACCGTTGGCTATCCTTTGTTGGG gtagCAATAAAGTTACTGCTCATGTTTCTTGTCCATTGGGGCTACGCTCTCGGCTGCCTCATTATTTTGTGGTTGTTCTGGCTTTACATTGGGGCGGCGAACCCAGCATTGAAACCAGGAAGAGCATCCGAATTCCGCTTTTTCCATTGGATGAAAATTTCCTTCCTACAATTAATAGG AAAGAGGCCTTTAGAATACGAACAGTTGGTTGTGACCCCGGTGCATGCAGATATAACTCTAGAACAGGAGCGATTGAACGATGACAACGAAGACTTCGCATCACGCCGCCGCTACCATCAGTCCACTGCCCTTCAAAGCCATCTCGTCAGCGTCGATAGTTAA
- the LOC113496415 gene encoding survival of motor neuron-related-splicing factor 30, whose translation MADDLRNYKLQLQQVEAALLTDAQNEELLKLKTDLEEVIELTQDLIKTQDGDSKVSNIHGSSNDHDVTASLLAAEDDETTHKFFSNWQVGERCLAKWRSDGQFYEALIEDVTEENLKVKFDGYSSLEVVSVNDVKTLPGSGTKRPHSGDESKHGKGYNREYLKKKKQKKQQRFKQIEEERESEKNKWLSFHTKAAKKPGVRTKSIFASPDNLTGRVGIGTCGISGKPMTEYTPGEKWKKGG comes from the exons ATGGCTGACgatttaagaaattataaattgcAACTACAACAG GTGGAAGCAGCGTTACTTACGGATGCTCAGAATGAGGAGTTGCTGAAATTAAAAACTGACTTGGAGGAAGTAATAGAGTTGACTCAAGATCTTATAAAAACTCAAGATGGTGACTCCAAAGTTTCTAATATTCATGGTTCTAGTAATGATCATGATGTTACAGCTTCCCTGTTGGCGGCCGAGGATGACGAAACCACGCACAAGTTCTTTTCAAATTGGCAAGTTGGTGAAAGATGTCTAGCTAAGTGGAGATCAGATGGACA ATTCTATGAAGCTCTTATTGAAGATGTTACGGaagaaaacttaaaagtaaaGTTTGATGGCTACAGTAGTCTAGAAGTAGTATCTGTTAATGATGTTAAGACTTTGCCAGGCTCAGGCACTAAGAGACCACACAGCGGAGATGAAAGCAA ACATGGAAAAGGTTACAACAGAGAatacctgaaaaagaaaaagcagaaaaaacaacaaaggtTTAAACAAATTGAAGAGGAAAGAGAAAGTGAAAAGAACAAATGGCTCTCATTTCACACCAAAGCTGCCAAAAAACCAGGTGTTAGGACTAAGAGCATTTTTGCTTCTCCAGACAATTTAACTGGCAGAGTTGGCATTGGCACTTGTGGCATATCAGGAAAACCTATGACTGAGTACACACCAGGAGAAAAGTGGAAGAAAGGAGgataa